One genomic segment of Arachis duranensis cultivar V14167 chromosome 4, aradu.V14167.gnm2.J7QH, whole genome shotgun sequence includes these proteins:
- the LOC107486408 gene encoding uncharacterized protein LOC107486408, translating to MAWFRAGASIAKHAIRRTLSQGRSSYLVSRARVFPSSQAPPSSQGRGFHTTFFKSKEQAAPVPRAVPLSRLTDSFLDGTSSVYLEELQRAWEADPNSVDESWDNFFRNFVGQAATSPGISGQTIQESMRLLLLVRAYQVNGHMKAKLDPLALEEREIPDDLDPALYGFTEADLDREFFLGVWRMSGFLSENRPVQTLRSILTRLEQAYCGSIGYEYMHIADRNKCNWLREKIETPTPTQYNRERREVIFDRLAWSTLFENFLATKWTSAKRFGLEGGETLIPGMKEMFDRASDLGVESIVIGMAHRGRLNVLGNVVRKPLRQIFCEFSGGHQPEDEVGLYTGTGDVKYHLGTSYDRPTRGGGRIHLSLVANPSHLEAVNPVVVGKTRAKQYYSNDVDRTKNMGILIHGDGSFAGQGVVYETLHLSALPNYTTGGTIHIVFNNQVAFTTDPMSGRSSQYCTDVAKALDAPIFHVNGDDVEAVVHACELAAEWRQTFHSDVVVDLVCYRRFGHNEIDEPSFTQPKMYKVIRSHPSALEIYQKKLLETGEVTKEDIDRINKKVTSILNEEFSASKDYIPKRRDWLSAYWLGFKSPEQISRIRNTGVKPEILKNVGKAITTIPENFTPHKAVKRIYEQRAQMIETGEDIDWGFAEALAFATLVVEGNHVRLSGQDVERGTFSHRHAVVHDQTTGEKYCPLDHIVMNQNEEMFTVSNSSLSEFGVLGFELGYSMENPNSLVIWEAQFGDFANGAHVIFDNFLSSGEAKWLRQTGLVVLLPHGYDGQGPEHSSARLERFLQMADDNPYVIPEMDPTLRKQIQECNLQIVNVTTPANFFHVLRRQIHREFRKPLIVMSPKNLLRSKACRSNLSEFDDVQGHPGFDKQGTRFKRLIKDQNDHSDLEEGIRRLVLCSGKVYYELDEHRTKVEAKDVAICRVEQLCPFPYDLVQRELKRYPNAEVVWCQEEPMNMGGYTYVLPRLISSMKAVGRGSYDDVKYVGRAPSAATATGFLKVHQKEQAEIAEKALQREPLNFPY from the exons ATGGCATGGTTTAGAGCTGGAGCCAGCATTGCAAAGCATGCAATTAGGAGGACCCTTTCTCAGGGTAGATCCTCGTATCTGGTGTCAAGGGCTAGGGTCTTCCCATCATCACAAGCACCACCATCATCACAGGGTAGAGGATTCCACACCACTTTTTTCAAGTCCAAGGAGCAAGCTGCACCTGTACCCCGTGCTGTGCCCCTTTCAAGGTTGACCGATAGCTTCTTGGATGGGAcaagcagcgtgtacttggagGAGCTTCAGAGAGCTTGGGAGGCTGATCCCAACAGTGTTGATGAGTCATGGGACAATTTCTTTAGGAACTTTGTGGGTCAAGCTGCCACATCGCCTGGGATTTCTGGCCAAACAATTCAGGAGAGTATGAGATTGTTGTTGCTGGTGAGGGCATACCAGGTGAATGGCCATATGAAGGCCAAATTGGACCCTTTGGCTTTGGAGGAGAGAGAAATCCCTGATGATTTGGACCCTGCCCTTTACGGTTTTACTGAGGCTGATCTCGATAGGGAATTCTTCTTGGGGGTGTGGAGGATGTCTGGCTTTTTGTCCGAGAATCGTCCTGTGCAAACCCTTAGGTCCATTCTGACACGGCTAGAGCAGGCTTATTGTGGAAGCATTGGATATGAGTATATGCACATTGCAGACCGCAACAAGTGTAATTGGCTAAGGGAGAAGATTGAAACCCCTACCCCTACACAGTATAACCGGGAGCGCCGTGAGGTTATTTTCGATAGGCTTGCTTGGAGTACACTGTTTGAGAACTTCTTAGCCACCAAGTGGACTTCAGCAAAGAGGTTTGGACTTGAAGGAGGTGAGACACTTATTCCAGGCATGAAAGAGATGTTCGATCGTGCTTCTGATCTTGGGGTTGAGAGCATAGTTATAGGAATGGCACATCGTGGAAGACTGAATGTTTTGGGTAATGTTGTTCGCAAGCCACTCCGTCAAATCTTTTGTGAGTTTAGTGGTGGTCATCAGCCTGAGGATGAAGTTGGGCTTTACACAGGAACTGGTGATGTTAAGTATCACTTAGGAACGTCTTATGATCGCCCTACACGTGGTGGCGGGAGGATACATTTGTCTTTAGTGGCAAATCCTAGTCACTTGGAAGCTGTCAACCCTGTTGTTGTTGGGAAAACTCGAGCAAAGCAGTACTACTCAAATGATGTGGACCGAACAAAAAACATGGGTATATTGATTCATGGAGATGGTAGTTTTGCTGGACAGGGTGTCGTCTATGAAACCCTGCATCTTAGTGCTCTTCCAAATTATACTACTGGTGGAACTATACATATTGTCTTCAACAATCAAGTTGCATTTACAACTGATCCAATGTCTGGCAGGTCTTCACAGTATTGCACTGACGTTGCCAAGGCTTTAGATGCTCCCATCTTTCATGTGAATGGTGATGATGTGGAAGCAGTTGTGCATGCCTGTGAACTTGCAGCTGAGTGGCGCCAGACTTTCCATTCAGATGTGGTTGTCGACTTAGTGTGCTACCGTCGATTTGGTCACAATGAGATTGATGAACCATCTTTCACGCAGCCTAAGATGTATAAG GTCATCCGCAGCCATCCTTCAGCCCTTGAGATCTATCAGAAGAAACTACTGGAAACTGGGGAGGTGACAAAAGAGGACATTGatagaataaacaaaaaagtcacTTCAATTCTAAATGAAGAATTTTCAGCTAGTAAAGATTACATTCCAAAACGAAGGGATTGGCTTTCAGCGTATTGGCTAGGTTTCAAGTCACCTGAGCAGATTTCACGTATCCGAAATACTGG TGTGAAACCAGAAATTTTGAAGAATGTTGGGAAAGCAATCACAACCATCCCGGAGAATTTCACACCTCATAAAGCAGTGAAGAGGATTTATGAGCAGCGTGCCCAAATGATTGAAACAGGGGAAGATATTGACTGGGgttttgcagaagcacttgctTTTGCTACATTAGTAGTTGAAGGCAATCATGTTCGATTAAGTGGTCAGGATGTTGAAAGAGGAACTTTCAGTCACCGCCATGCTGTAGTCCATGATCAGACAACAGGGGAGAAATATTGCCCCCTTGACCATATTGTCATGAACCAAAATGAAGAGATGTTCACTGTCAGCAACAG TTCACTTTCCGAGTTTGGTGTTCTTGGATTTGAATTGGGTTACTCCATGGAAAATCCAAATTCACTGGTGATCTGGGAGGCGCAGTTTGGTGATTTTGCTAATGGGGCTCATGTGATATTTGACAATTTCTTGTCTTCTGGTGAGGCTAAGTGGCTCCGTCAGACTGGGCTTGTCGTGTTACTTCCTCATGGTTATGATGGCCAAGGCCCTGAGCATTCAAGTGCCAGATTGGAACGCTTCCTTCAG ATGGCTGATGACAATCCTTATGTTATTCCTGAGATGGATCCAACTCTTCGGAAACAGATTCAGGAGTGCAATTTGCAGATTGTGAATGTCACAACTCCTGCTAACTTCTTCCATGTTTTGCGGAGACAG ATACATAGAGAATTCCGCAAACCTCTCATTGTAATGTCCCCTAAGAACCTGCTTCGTAGTAAGGCTTGCCGATCAAATTTGTCGGAGTTTGATGATGTCCAAGGACACCCAGGTTTTGACAAGCAGGGAACCAGATTTAAGCGCCTCATAAAGGACCAAAATGACCACTCAGACCTTGAGGAGGGTATTAGACGTCTAGTACTTTGTTCTGGAAAG GTTTACTATGAACTTGATGAGCACAGAACAAAGGTTGAGGCAAAGGATGTTGCAATATGTAGGGTGGAACAGCTTTGTCCTTTCCCTTATGACCTTGTCCAAAGAGAGCTTAAACGATATCCTA ATGCTGAGGTTGTCTGGTGTCAAGAAGAACCAATGAACATGGGTGGATACACTTATGTTCTTCCCCGGCTTATTTCTTCCATGAAAGCCGTCGGCAGGGGAAGCTACGACGATGTCAAGTATGTCGGCCGTGCTCCATCGGCAGCCACTGCCACTGGTTTCCTGAAGGTTCACCAGAAGGAGCAGGCTGAGATCGCCGAGAAAGCCCTTCAACGCGAACCGCTCAATTTCCCATACTAA